The following coding sequences lie in one Miscanthus floridulus cultivar M001 chromosome 9, ASM1932011v1, whole genome shotgun sequence genomic window:
- the LOC136481721 gene encoding shewanella-like protein phosphatase 2, with protein MAAAPSPSVPACGDLPAAVSAFADAFVDFAVSGIFFPATSPPSPSPPPPPTTPTTFLPSPSRLVAIGDLHGDLPKSLSALRLAGLVPPSSSPDSSPSASASWAAGPTLAVQLGDILDRGGDELRLLYLLRRLALSAEARGGAFLPILGNHEVMNVSGDFRFATPQGLQEFSAWAGWYRAGLAIKRRCGEHLDPQPRNPFLGVPKSFPGVKPEFWDGMRSRLAALRPDGPIARRFLADLPTVLVVGDSVFVHGGLLEANVEYGLERINAEVSEWIRGEGGDNGRAPEYVRGRDAVVWLRRFSDGFNCDCKRLEGVLGMIPGARRMVMGHTIQTVGINAVCSAQAVRVDVGLSRGCGNGLPEVLEINAGGAEVRVITTPPSEAWMYRKQEVEKVAATVTEKTGEVKDGLALLVRESHGLKEVGVKA; from the coding sequence ATGGCGGCGGCCCCGTCCCCCTCCGTCCCCGCCTGCGGCGACCTCCCGGCCGCCGTATCCGCCTTCGCCGACGCGTTCGTGGACTTCGCCGTGTCCGGCATCTTCTTCCCGGCGACCTCCCCACCCTCCCCGTCGCCCCCTCCTCCCCCGACGACCCCGACCACGTTCCTCCCGTCCCCATCCCGGCTCGTCGCCATCGGAGACCTCCACGGGGACCTCCCCAAGTCCCTCTCCGCGCTCCGCCTTGCCGGCCTCGTGCCCCCGTCCAGCAGCCCCGACTCCTccccctccgcctccgcctcatgGGCCGCGGGCCCCACCCTCGCCGTCCAGCTCGGCGACATCCTCGACCGCGGCGGCGACGAGCTccgcctcctctacctcctccgccgcctcgcGCTCTCCGCTGAGGCCCGCGGCGGCGCGTTCCTCCCCATCCTCGGCAACCACGAGGTCATGAACGTCTCCGGCGACTTCCGCTTCGCCACGCCGCAGGGCCTCCAGGAGTTCTCCGCCTGGGCCGGGTGGTACCGCGCGGGGCTCGCCATCAAGCGCCGCTGCGGTGAGCACCTCGACCCGCAGCCGAGGAACCCCTTCCTCGGCGTGCCCAAGTCCTTCCCCGGCGTCAAGCCGGAGTTCTGGGACGGGATGCGGTCCCGCCTCGCCGCCCTCCGGCCCGACGGGCCCATTGCTCGCCGGTTCCTGGCCGACCTCCCGACCGTGCTTGTGGTGGGCGACTCGGTGTTCGTCCATGGGGGCCTCCTCGAGGCCAACGTCGAGTACGGCCTGGAGCGGATCAATGCGGAGGTCAGCGAGTGGATCCGTGGCGAGGGTGGCGACAATGGCAGGGCGCCCGAGTATGTGCGAGGCCGGGACGCCGTTGTCTGGCTCAGGAGGTTCTCGGACGGCTTCAATTGCGACTGCAAGAGGCTGGAGGGGGTGCTTGGGATGATCCCTGGTGCCAGGAGAATGGTGATGGGTCACACAATTCAGACAGTGGGTATCAATGCAGTGTGTAGCGCACAGGCGGTGCGGGTCGATGTGGGGCTGTCGAGGGGGTGCGGGAATGGGCTGCCAGAGGTGCTTGAGATCAATGCTGGTGGCGCTGAAGTCAGGGTTATCACGACGCCTCCCTCAGAGGCCTGGATGTATAGGAAGCAAGAGGTGGAGAAGGTTGCCGCAACGGTCACGGAGAAGACCGGTGAGGTGAAGGATGGGCTTGCGTTGCTGGTAAGAGAGAGCCACGGTTTGAAAGAGGTAGGAGTTAAGGCTTAA